The genomic segment AATTGCACACACTAAGGCAAAAATCCATGACACGCGTAAAACCCTGCCGGGGTTGAGGCTTGCTCAGAAGTATGCGGTCACTGCAGGCGGAGGGGAGAATCAGCGCATTGGTCTTTACGATGGCATACTGATTAAAGAAAACCACATTATGGCTGCTGGTAGTATTGCCGCAGCCTTACATGCAGCCGAAAAACTTGCACCTGTTGGTGTTAGTATTCAAATAGAAGTAGAAACCCTGCATGAGCTGGAGCAGGCCTTACATGCGGGTGCGAAATTAGTATTGCTCGATAATATGAACCTGACCGATTTACGCGCAGCGGTTGCACTCGCAGGCGATCGTGCAGTGCTTGAAGCCTCGGGCGGGGTTGATGAGACCACCGTCAGGGAGATTGCCGAAACAGGCGTGCAGCGTATTTCTGTTGGCAAGCTTACTAAGGATATTCAGGCAGTAGATCTCTCTATGCGTTTTGTGTAAGTAAGGAACTTTTGCGCTTAATTGTCTCTTAGCTTGTGTCAGTTTTTTTCTCATGTAGTTCTAAGGAGCTTTTCTTATGAATACCAACAGTGAAACATTACTCGATCAATCACAAGATATCTTACAAGAAGCAGAGCAATTGCTGGTTGAAGCTTCTCAGGCTGGGGGCAAAGATGCCGAGGCGCTGTATGCCCGTGCTGTAGAGCGTTTGCGTGCTGCAAAAACCCGCTTGTATGAAGTTGAGCAAGTGGCCGTTGCAAAGGCAAAACAGGCCGCAAAAGTAACTGATGAATATGTGCACGATCATCCGTGGCAGGCCATTGGTGTGGCTGCTGCGGTTGGTGCACTGGTAGGTATGTTGATTTCGCGTCGTTAATCGTGAAGTCTTCGCCTCCATTTTTAGCGGGCGTGCGGCGGATTCTGGCGCAGGTGGCAGGTTTACTTGGTACGCATCTTGAGCTGTTTGGTCTGGAGCTGCAGGATGCTTTGCAGCGACTGGTGTTTGATTTTATTCTGGGTGCGGTCGCTGTTGTGCTGGGGGGCTTGTGCCTTGCGCTTGCAGCTGTTTTGTTGTTGATTATTTTCTGGGACAGCCACCGCATCGCGGTCGCGCTGGGGCTGATGCTGGTCTACGGTGGTGGCGCAATTGCTTTTGCCTGTTATTTAAGACACCGCCTGAAGCATGCTCCGGATTTATTCCCCGCAACCTGTGCCGAGCTGGTCCGTGATCGTAAGGCTTTGCTTCATATTGCTGCTGAGGAAGACGCATGAAATTAGCGCGCTTCTACCGTAAGCAGTTTTTGCAGCTTAAAGCTGAGCAGCAGCGCCAGGCGCTCAGACAAGAGCTGAAGTCTTTTGCTCAGCCAGTAAATTTATTGCAAGAAGGCTTGGCAATGAGTCAGCCAGGAGGCGGCGTACTGGGTTGGTTAAAGCTGGCCAGATTGGCTTTGCGCTCTGAAGGCATCAAAAAGCATCTTGCCCTTGCTCTGGCGGCGCTGCAGATTGTGCGTTTTGTGATAAAAAAGCGCAGGTAGCAAGAATGATAAAGTGCTGATGAAAGCAAAAAGCCGGACATGATCCGGCTTTTTTTTACAGGCAAAATGCAATTAACACGCAGGGCTTCAGCTGCTGCTCAGGCGGTGAAATTTAAAGAAGGCCAGCTGGCTGTCCAAATGGTTCGCCGCAAGTGTGAGCTCATTCATTTCACTGAGCATTTGTTCACTGCGTTGGCTGCTGGCTTGGGCATTGCCGCCAATATCATGCAATCTTTCATTGATCGCTTCACTGGAAGCGCTCTGTGCTTCCACAGAGGCCGTAATGGTCATCATCATCTTATTCACGGTGTTAGCAGCTTGATTTAATTCTTCCAATACTTGGCTGATGGTATGGCTGTCCTGCTGACATTCGCCCACACGGCAGGCCGCCGATTGCATGGCCTCCAGTGTTTCTTGTGTACACGTTTGCGTGTCATTCAGTATCCGGCGAATATCCTTGGTGGATTCAGCCGTCAGTTGCGATAGTTTACGGACTTCATCCGCAACCACCGCAAAGCCACGGCCATGTTCACCGGCGCGCGCGGCTTCGATGGCCGCGTTCAGCGCCAGCAGATTGGTTTGCCCGGCAATGTCTTCAATCATGCTGGCTACGTTTACGATTTGCTGAATGGCATTAGTCAGCGCCTGCATCGTGGTTTCTATCTGATTAAAATCACCAGAGAGGGCTTGCAGCTTGAGTTTTGAGCCCTGTCCTGCTGAATGGGCAGCTTGGACATTACTGAGTGATTGCTGGCTGATGCTGGCAGTGCGTACGGCTTGCTCACTGATATGGCTGATTGAGTTTTGTAATTGCACACTGCTGGAGCCTATTTCTAACAAATGATGACTTTGTAAAGTCGCTCCGTCATGGTTAGCCTTAGCAAGGTGGGTGACATGCGTGGCCTCTTCACGTGATAGTTGCGAGGCTTGTCTAGCCTGCTGGAGCGTGTTTTCCAACTGGTTGATAAAGCGATTCATCCCCCGGCCTAATTCACCTAATTCGTCCGGCGTTTCTGCAATACGCGACGTTAAATCCCCCGACTCAAGTTTCGCTGTTTCAGCGGCCATATCATGTAAGCGGCTTTTGAGCTTGCGCGCAAAATGCAGCTGGCTGAGCACAATTAATAATGCACTGAGCAGCAGTGGTAAAAGCACAGTCAACAGAAGCTGATCAATACGCAAATTAATCGCTTTATTGGCGAGCTGAGACTGGGCCTGTAAGCCTTTTTCAAGCTGATTCAATACGCTGAGTGTGGGCTCTAAATCGTTTTTATAGATTTGCTCAGGAATACTAAGTGCATCCTGAGGGCTATCACTGGCGATGGTGATGGCACTCTGAAATTGGGTTTGATAGTTTTTCCAGTGCCCGCTGAGCGTGGCTTCCAGTAGTTGTTGTTCTGTATTGGCCAGATGAGGCTTGATGATGGGAATCGCGCTTTGTACTGTTTGTCCGGCCGCCTCCAGCTGCTGTTTTGCATTTTCAGCCAGAGGATCTAGCCTAGAAATCATCAGCATGGTACTGCGGGCATGATTCAAGGCGGCAACTGCCGTCTGGCTATGGTGATGAAATTGAAAATCACGCGTCAGAGCATTGCTTTCCCATGTCATCCAGCTTGCGAGGGAAACGAGGGCGGCTACGGTAAATCCACTCACCCATTTTAATTGCGTGGCCATTTTCATCGGATTTCATTAACTCAATATGGAAGAAACCGGCGAAGACTATGACTATTGTGTTGCATTTGCATGACAAAAAACGAGAGTTTTAAACCGCTGGTCTAATCAATCGTTACGCGCTTTCAGTAGGCTGTCGTTGGTATTTTGTAGTACGTATTAATCCTTATGTTTTAGTTACAGACTTACTTAGAAATCTAGGGGTATCTACATCATTTTTTTGCAGGATAGCCGTATTATATGCAAGTGTTTGTAAGGCGATGCCGTACAAAATGGGGTTCAGATCATGCAAATTATTGGCCATGCAAATCACATGATAGTGCTCTGCAGACGACAGCCCAGCATCAGATAAAATAAATAATTCCCCATCTCTGGCCCTGATTTCTTGCAAGTTAGCGAGTAGTTTTTCGGTTAAGCGATTCCAAGGCAGGCATGCAATAACGGGCAAGTCTTTGTTTACTAAAGTCAGTGGCCCGTGGACTAACTCACCCGCAGGAAATCCAAAGGCGTGGATATAGGCCACTTCCTGCATTTTTAAGGCGGCTTCTTGGGCAAGAGGGTAATAAAGATGGCGGCCAACAAAAAAGAGTTGCTTACTGGTAAAGATCTTCTGTGCCCATTCTTGTAATTGCCCGGTAATCGCTGAAAGTTCGGTGGCGGCTCGTGGCAGGCGACGTAAATCATCAATGGCGGCCGCTTCTGCAGCTGCAGAAAGATGATCGCGTAATTTGGCAAAGCAGAGCGCCAGCCGGTAGAGAGTAAGCAGTTGGGTACTGAATGTTTTAGTTGAGGTGATCCCGATTTCTGGCCCGGCCGCTAAAAACAGCTGAAATCGGGCCAATTGCATCAGGCTGCTGGGGGATGCATTTGATATGGCGAGGGTGTGCTCATGCGCTAGGCTTTGTGCATATTTCAGCGCAGCAATGGTATCGGCGGTCTCACCAGATTGTGAAACAGCAATGATGAGTGTGTTGTGGTGTTGCACTGCATCCCGGTAGCGGTATTCACTGGCTAATTCTACTGTGCAGGGTAATCCTGCCAGCGATTCAAACCAATAACGGGCCGTTAAAGCGGCATGGTAGCTGCTGCCGCTGGCCAGCAGCGTAATCCCTTCGATATCGCATAAAATACGCGCGGCATCATTATTGAGTAATTGGGCTAAGTTAGCGTCGCAGCCGGTGTCATCCAGAATGTCAGCAAAAATGCCTGCCTGTTCGTTGATTTCTTTTTGCATATAGTGATGAAAACCATGCAGCTTGATTTGGGTTTGCTGAAAGTTTTCGGTGGCTCTGATGCAAGGCTCCCCCAGCGGGTTGAGGAGGGTTAATTCATTGCTGCTTAATTTTGCCGTATCCCCAAGCCCCAGCCGGATCATTTCTGGCGCAATGCCTTGTAAAGCCTGAGGCTGATCTGAAAAAGCAATGCAGCGCACCCCTTTGGCAATAAAAAGGGGAATGTGGCGCGAGGTGCAGATGATCTCGCCAGTGTGTTCCGTAGACATCACGCTAATGGCGTAAACGCCAATGATTTCACTGGCCGCTAAATGGACGGCTTTTAATAAATCGTGCTGGCTGCGGTAATGCCAGTGAATTAAATCAGCCGCCAGCTGTGCTGTATTGGCAGGCTCACTGATATAACCCAGAATGGATAATTTATCCTGTAAGGCTTCACTGTTTTCAATGAGACCACGACAACACACGGTAATTGAGTCACGGCTGCTGGCAATACTGCAGTGATGGGGTTGATCCCAATCGAAGCGGATCAGTACACGATGAGCGCTTTGTCCGTGCAAATGCATGTGCAGGGTAAGGGTTGGGCAGGATAAAATTTGTGCTGAAGCCTGATCGCTGATTAATGTTGCGCTGCAATGTCCTTGTTCAATCAGAGGGTAAAGCTGTTGGCTGATATTTTGCAGTACATTCTCTTGCGAAATCATTCCAAGCAAAGCGCCCATATTCTTGCTCCGGTATTGTGTTTCTCCTTTTAATTATCTGATATAAAATTTTTTTTACTTAAGCAATTGAGCAAGCAGCCGTGCTTTTAGTGTTTTGGGCATAAATAAGGCTTAAGCAGTTCGCTGACTTCTCCGTCCGCCGCAAATTTTCTGGCAAATAATGAGCTGCTGGTCAGCAGGCGGGGCAGATCATCAGGGGTAAATGTACGGGGCGACCATGCGCCACTTTCCCATTCCAGATCGTGTTGTGAATCATTAATAAGCTCTGCTGCTACAGGTGTATGCATCAGAATGGTTTGTACAAACATTTCGTCCGGCACCAGCGTCTGGCGAAAGTAGGCGATCACATCCGGATGATCCTGGCAAAATTGGATCAGGGCAAGGCAGGCCCGTCTGGACAAACACCACCATTGAGATCCGGAATAAACCGTATGAAGTGAAGCGGGCAGCTTGCGCTCAAATAGCCCGAATCTCAGGAGCGGGCGTTGTATTTTTTGCAATAATTTGCCAGCGAGGCTGCCTTTCAGTGATTCAGGGTGATAGCTCTGGTAGCGGTAGCGGATATCAAAGTCTGGGTCTGGCTGGCGGCGAAATTCAATAAACCCGGTGTGATTTTTCAGCTGTCGGACGATCTCTGCATGTGGTTTAAGCGGGAAATCCTGGGCAGATAACAAAACCATATAGTCACAATCATCTTTGATTGCGGCGTCAATCAGTGCAAGCGTTGCTGCTATCAGTGAAAAACCTCCCCAGCGGCAAGCCTGCCTTGCAATAAATTGGGCTTCTTCAGGGGCTGCTGCTTGCATAGCGGTAAAATCACTGGCTGCGGTATTGGCATCAACATGAATATAAAGCCGGGTATTTTCAGCAAAAAGCTGCTGACAAAGGCGGCCTAATTGAGCGGGATGAGCGTGGCTCAGGATTAAATAGCCAATACGCATTCGGATTTCCATTTTATAAATGGTTTTAATTTTAACCCGAATCATTTTTAAATAAATGATCTTATGCACAAAGGCTAATATTCGGGCGTAATACTGTGAATGCCCTGAAGCGCTGTGAGTGGCGCTGCACAAGCCTTACGGCTCATCCGGCTCCTTGTTTTTTTACGGGCTGGCAGGTGGAACCGGGGATATTGAAACGTAGAAAAATTGAATGACAAACAGCATGTGGAGCCAGGTAATTAAACCTCTGTTATTGAATCCGGGTGAAATCGTGCAAAACCTTCTGTTATTGCCGGGGTAAATCTCTGATCAATATTGACTGCATAGCTTCAGAGGACTAAAGTTTGCGGTTTTATTCGGGATATTTAGCGCATGCCGAAAGCAACTAAAAGCCCCGTTAGCTTTGAGGCAGGACTTCAGGAGTTAGAAGGCCTGATTGCTGAAATGGAAGCGGGTAATTTACCGCTGGAAACAGCCCTCACTACTTATAAACGTGGCACCGAACTGTTGCAATTTTGCGAAAGCCGCTTAGCCGATGCAGAGCAACGGATACGTGTGCTTGAAGGTGCGGAGCTCAAGCCTTTCTCTGCGGATAAAGAATAAATGACATCAGATTTTAAAAGCTGGATGCAAGACGTCCAGTCCCGTATGGAGCAGACGCTCGCGGCTGTTTTGCCTCTTCAGGATCACATTCCACCTCAGTTACATGCTGCCATGCGCTATTCCGTGCTGGATGGTGGCAAACGTGTCCGTCCCCTGCTGGCTTTTGCCGCAGGCGCTGTAGTGGATGCATCTCCTGAGCGCTTGCAATATGCGGGCGCAGCCGTTGAGTTAATTCATGCCTATTCTCTTGTGCATGATGATATGCCAGCTATGGATAATGATGTGCTGCGCCGTGGCAAGCCAACCTGTCATATCGCATTTGGCGAAGCTTCTGCCTTATTGGCGGGTGATGCACTACAAACGGCGGCATTTGATGTACTGAGCTCATATACGCTGGCCGATGCGCCAACTGATCAGCTTAAAATGATCAATATTCTGGCCCGTGCCTCAGGCAGTATGGGGATGTGCGGTGGTCAGGGGATTGATCTGTACAGTGTAGGACAGGCACTAAGCCTTCCCGAGCTGGAACAAATGCATGGTTTAAAAACTGGTGCTTTGATTCGCGCCGCGGTCCTGCTGGGCTCCTATTGTGGTACCGCCATCAGCGACGAGGAGCGTGCCCGCTTGGATGATTACGCACAATGTATTGGTCTTGCATTTCAGGTGGTTGATGATGTGCTGGATGAAGAAGCTGATTCGGCCACTCTTGGCAAAACAGCAGGTAAAGATGCGGCTAATAATAAACCCACCTATGTTTCCCTGCTTGGCTTAGCGGCGGCTAAGCAAAAAGCGGCGGAGCTTAAATCCCAGGCACTGGCGGCGATTGAGCCCTTTGGTGAAAAAGCCCGTGGTTTGGTGTTCTTGGCCGATTTTATTGTGGAACGCGCTAACTAATGAAGAAACTCGAGATGAGTTATCCCCTGCTTGATAAGGTGTCTTGTCCGCTGGAGCTTAAAAAATTGGCCAAAGCCGATTTGCCTCAGCTTGCCAATGAATTGCGCAACTACCTGCTTGATTCTGTCAGCCAGACCGGTGGGCACTTTGCTTCTAATCTGGGCGCGCTGGAGCTGACCGTCGCGCTGCATTATGTATTTGATACCCCGCACGATCGCCTAGTTTGGGATGTGGGCCACCAAAGCTACCCGCATAAAATCTTAACGGGCCGTCGTGCACAAATGCATACCATGCGCAAACAGCATGGTCTTGCGGGTTTTCCAAAGCGTGAAGAAAGCGAGTACGACACATTTGGCGTGGGGCATTCCAGCACGTCGATTGGGGCGGCACTGGGTTTTGCCGAAGCCGCTAAGCTGAAGGGCGAAGACCGTCACGCCATTGCGGTGATTGGCGATGGCGCAATGACCGCTGGCCAGGCCTTTGAAGCACTGAATAATGCAGGCCACAGGGATGTGAATTTACTGGTGGTGCTGAACGACAATGAAATGTCGATTTCCCCCAATGTGGGCGCACTGACCAATTATTTATCTAAATTATTATCGAGCAAATTTTATAACGGCATCCGCAGCAAATCTGCACGGGTGCTGGAAGCCGTGCCGCCACTTAAAGAGCTGGCAAAAAAAGGTGAAGAGCATGTGAAAAGCATGCTGACGCCCGGCACCATGTTTGAGCAATTTGGCTTTAATTATATCGGCCCAATTGATGGCCATGATTTAGATACGCTGATTACCACGCTGGCTAATATCAAGCAGCTTAAAGGCCCGCAGTTTTTGCATGTGGTCACACGTAAAGGTGAAGGCTATAAAAAAGCCGTTGCCGATCCGGTGAAATACCATGCAGTAACGCCGTTTGAAAAAGAAGACGGTATGCAAGGCGCGAAGGCAGCCAAAGTCAGCTACACCAAGGTGTTTGGTGATTGGTTGTGCGATATGGCTAAAATGGATAAACGCTTACTGGGTATTACTCCAGCCATGCGTGAAGGCTCGGGTTTGGTGCGTTTTGAGCAGGAAAACCCGGATCGTTATTTTGATGTGGGCATTGCTGAACAACACGCAGTGACCTTTGCAGGTGGTCTTGCCTGTGAAGGCTTAAAACCCGTAGTGGCGATTTATTCCACCTTCTTGCAACGCGCGTATGATCAGCTGATTCATGATGTGGCCCTGCAAAATTTACCCGTTTTGTTTGCGATTGATCGTGCTGGCCAGGTAGGGGCAGATGGCCCGACGCATGCCGGATCATTCGATCTGTCCTATCTGCGCTGTATTCCCAATATGGTGGTGCTGACGCCATCGGACGAAAACGAATGCCGTCAGATGCTCTACACCGCATTCTTGCACGAAGGCCCAAGCGCAGTGCGCTACCCTCGTGGCACGGGGCCTGGTGTTGAGGTGCAAAGCGAAATGACCGCCATCCCTATGGGCTGTGCAGAAGTGCGCCGCCGGGGCAGCAAGATCGCCATCCTAGCATTTGGCCCGGTGTTGGCCGCTGCTTTAGATGCGGGCGATGCTTTAAATGCAACTGTCGTTAATATGCGCTTTGTTAAGCCGCTTGATATCAGCCTGATTGCTGAATTAGCTGCCAGCCATGATTATCTGGTGACGGTTGAAGAAGGCGCCATTATGGGCGGAGCAGGCTCTGCTGTGCTTGAAAGCCTGATGGCGCAGGATGTATGCAAGCCTGTTTTGCAGATGGGTTTTCCTGATCGCTATGTCGAGCATGCTGATCAGAATGTGCAGCTGGCTGAATGCGGGCTGGATGCGGCAGGTATTGAGGCGGGTATCCGGCAGCGCTGGGCGCTTTAAGCGTGCGGTACTGAAATAAAAAAACGAGGCGATGCCTCGTTTTTTTATTCACGGTTAATATCAGTGATGCAGGCTTAGCTGCAAATTGATTCTTGTTTTCATATATGTTTTTTACAGATATGCCGGATGATTTTTGCAATAAATGCTGAAATTGTTGTTTTATAGGCCGGCGTTGCTTAATTTATGATTTAAATATCCTAAGCTAATAAGGTCTCATTAGCGAATTCTGAAAACAATGCAAAATTCTTTAGCTCATGTGTCAGAGCTGCCTGAAGAAACGCCTCACTATTTGCGTGCCGTGACTCAGATGGGTGATTCCAGAGAGGTCACCGCCAACCAGGATATCTTTACCCAGGAAGGCATTCTCTTACTGGCCAAAGGATCGCGGATTAACAGCAATCAGTTTGATCTGCTTGCTCGGCATAAATTATCTATTTCTATTGATCAGAGCCTGTTGGTCCAGAATGCTGTGAATGCGGATCAGCTGTCTGCGGATGCGGCAAAAATTCTGGCAGAAGATCTCTTTTTAGCCCGTATGGTGGTTAAGGCTGGTGGCGTATTGATGGTCAGGCAGGCATTAGCGCAGCTGGCTTTGCCCTCACCGGTTCAATTTAGGCTGACCGTCATGAAAGAGCAGCGGCCTAATCTGTTTGAGCATGTGATACGGGTGAGTATTTGGTGTCATGCTCTGGCTCAGCAAACTAAATTGCCTGAGATTTACCGTGATCAACTACTGCTTGCTGCCATTTGCCATGATATGGGTGAGATGCATACTGATCCGGAGCTGCTCACTTCGGGTCATAGCGTTACCATGATTGAGCGCTGTTATTTGCATGTGCATCCTATTACCAGTTATCTGGTGGTGTCTAAGGTTGATGATTTTTCTGGCATGGCTGCTCAAGCGATTTTGCATCACCATGAAAGGCTGGATGGCAGCGGTTATCCCTATGGTTTGCAAAAAGAAAGAATCCATCCGCTTTCACAATATATCGCCGTGGCAGATACGGCGGACGCCATTTTGCGGCGCTTTGATTTACTTCGTTTACAGATCTCATTTGCGCTGAATAAAACACGTTTTGATGCCCGGCTGATTAAAGCACTCAGAGAGTTAGTGCACGATCTGCCATTTGATTCGCAGCTGGCTTGTAAGAGCGGTGAAGCCAGCCTGCAACTGCATCATATTGCTGACTTATTAGAGGGCTGGCTGGCATTGCACGCGATGTTGTGTGTGCAGATGAAAGCAGGTGCGGCTCAAAACTCACCTATAGGCTTTTTATTTGAGCGTATGGATGGGGTGCATTCTCTGGTTTTACAAATGGGATTTAACCCGGACGATCTTCATGGCATGCAGACGCTGGCCCAGGAGGACCCTGGTTTACAGCAGCAGTTGCAAACCATGCTCAATGAAATGGAATGGATATTGAATGAGATGGCCAATGAAATTGAACGGCGCTCGCCATTATCTGATGGTATACCTCCCAATATGTTTGAAGAATTAGTGCAGCAATTGCGTGAAATCCGCGCCCCTTAATACTATTTTATTAATAAGTACTGATGGTTTTTCTTATTTAATTATATTTATTGAGGTCTGATGGATATGGTTATATTTATTTTCTTGAGTCTTCCGGCTTTAAGGCGCAATGATGTTGCCTGATCCGCTCTCCCAACTCGCTGAGCTTCCCGAAGAAAACCCTCACTATATTCGCGCAGCGACGAAAATGGGCGATAAGCGTGATGTGATCGCTGATCAGGATATCTTTGCTGAAAATGGCATGAAGTTATTGGCAAAGGGGGCGAAGATCAGCAGCCATCAGTTTGATTTGCTGACAAGGCATAAATTATCTACTCCGCTTGATCAGGCCTTGGCCACTGATAAACCAGTTGATGGCCAGCAACTGGCTTTTGAAGCGGGAAAAATTATCGAGAAAGATGCGCTGATTGCAAAAATAGTCAGCAGGTCGGGTGATGTGCTGGCGATTAAGCATCAGCTTGCTCTGCTTGTTTTACCCCCACCGATTCAATTTCGGCTGACTGTAATGCATGATCAGCGCCCAAGTTTGTTTGCACATGCACTTAGAAATTGCATCGTTTCTTACTCGCTGGCACAACAGCTGAAATTATCTGACGCCGATAAGACAGCATTAACGCTGGCCGCTTTATGCCATGATTTGGGTGAGATGCATACTGACCCGGAGCTGTTGACCTCCGGGCATGTCATTACGCCGCAAGAGCGCCGTTATATTCATGTGCATCCGATTACCAGCTACATGGTGGTGCATACATTTCCAGCGTTTTCTGCCGCAGCCTGCCATGCCATTTTGCAGCATCACGAGCGGCTGGATGGAAGTGGCTATCCCTATGGTTTGCGTAAGGAGGCGATTAGCCGTTTAGCCCAGATTATTGCCATTGCTGACGTAAGCGATGCGGTATTACACCGCTTTGATTTAAAAAGACTGGATGCGCTGTTTACCTTGCTGCGTTCCCGTTTTGACCCTCCTGCGGTTAAGGCTTTAAGAGACTTATTAGGCTCGATGAGCAGTGAAGAGCATCAGGCTGTGGTGGTTAGGGATACCTCTGTGCAATTAGCGCATATTGCGGATTTTCTTCAATCATGGCTGGCATTACATGCCATGCTGGAAGGCCAAATCAATGAAGGGGCGAGCCTCGATTCACCGCTTGGTTTTTTATTTGAGCGAATGGAGAGTATTCGTGCGCTGATTGTTCAGGCTGGCTTAAATCCAGACGATGTACAGGCGGTGCAGGCCTATGGGCTGGAAGACCCGGAAATGCTGGCTGAATTACAAGCTATGCTGAGTGAAATGGAATGGATGCTCT from the Iodobacter fluviatilis genome contains:
- a CDS encoding HD-GYP domain-containing protein, giving the protein MMLPDPLSQLAELPEENPHYIRAATKMGDKRDVIADQDIFAENGMKLLAKGAKISSHQFDLLTRHKLSTPLDQALATDKPVDGQQLAFEAGKIIEKDALIAKIVSRSGDVLAIKHQLALLVLPPPIQFRLTVMHDQRPSLFAHALRNCIVSYSLAQQLKLSDADKTALTLAALCHDLGEMHTDPELLTSGHVITPQERRYIHVHPITSYMVVHTFPAFSAAACHAILQHHERLDGSGYPYGLRKEAISRLAQIIAIADVSDAVLHRFDLKRLDALFTLLRSRFDPPAVKALRDLLGSMSSEEHQAVVVRDTSVQLAHIADFLQSWLALHAMLEGQINEGASLDSPLGFLFERMESIRALIVQAGLNPDDVQAVQAYGLEDPEMLAELQAMLSEMEWMLFDLANEIERRSPALDGISQEALKDLVFHLREI
- a CDS encoding HD-GYP domain-containing protein; amino-acid sequence: MQNSLAHVSELPEETPHYLRAVTQMGDSREVTANQDIFTQEGILLLAKGSRINSNQFDLLARHKLSISIDQSLLVQNAVNADQLSADAAKILAEDLFLARMVVKAGGVLMVRQALAQLALPSPVQFRLTVMKEQRPNLFEHVIRVSIWCHALAQQTKLPEIYRDQLLLAAICHDMGEMHTDPELLTSGHSVTMIERCYLHVHPITSYLVVSKVDDFSGMAAQAILHHHERLDGSGYPYGLQKERIHPLSQYIAVADTADAILRRFDLLRLQISFALNKTRFDARLIKALRELVHDLPFDSQLACKSGEASLQLHHIADLLEGWLALHAMLCVQMKAGAAQNSPIGFLFERMDGVHSLVLQMGFNPDDLHGMQTLAQEDPGLQQQLQTMLNEMEWILNEMANEIERRSPLSDGIPPNMFEELVQQLREIRAP